In one Gossypium hirsutum isolate 1008001.06 chromosome D09, Gossypium_hirsutum_v2.1, whole genome shotgun sequence genomic region, the following are encoded:
- the LOC107929092 gene encoding uncharacterized protein, giving the protein MVTPPARKVMVVADPAPHSAAALQYALSHALLEQDELILLHVENTSSWKNTLTTFLKRPTIASAANAMTPNNSSGPDWGSTDVNFLDQMKYASEIAQPKIPVRIEKIDPDGKDKATVILSKSKDLGIDLIIIGQKRSLSSAILGYKRPSGSMKGSKLIDTVDYLIENSPCTCVGVQKKGQNGGYVLNSKTQKNFWLLG; this is encoded by the exons ATGGTGACTCCACCGGCACGAAAAGTAATGGTGGTAGCTGACCCGGCTCCCCATTCTGCGGCAGCCCTCCAATATGCACTTTCTCATGCATTGTTAGAACAAGATGAACTCATCCTTCTTCATGTTGAAAACACTAGTTCATGGAAGAACACATTGACTACTTTCTTAAAGAGGCCAACAATTGCTTCAGCTGCTAATGCTATGACACCTAATAATTCTTCCGGGCCGGATTGGGGTTCCACCGATGTTAATTTCCTTGATCAAATGAAATATGCAAGTGAGATTGCTCAGCCCAAAATCCCTGTACGTATAGAGAAAATCGATCCGGATGGTAAAGATAAAGCTACTGTGATCCTTTCTAAATCTAAAGATCTTGGTATTGATCTTATTATTATTGGCCAAAAACGAAGCCTCTCTTCAGCAATTCTTGG ATATAAACGACCTAGCGGATCAATGAAAGGATCGAAACTGATAGATACAGTAGATTATTTGATTGAGAACAGCCCATGCACTTGTGTTGGAGTGCagaaaaagggacaaaatggagGATATGTCCTCAACTCCAAGACCCAAAAGAATTTTTGGCTCTTGGGATGA